One genomic region from Pyxicephalus adspersus chromosome 1, UCB_Pads_2.0, whole genome shotgun sequence encodes:
- the AKAP1 gene encoding A-kinase anchor protein 1, mitochondrial (The sequence of the model RefSeq protein was modified relative to this genomic sequence to represent the inferred CDS: added 74 bases not found in genome assembly): MGLHVRTITPYALPGVLALLACWWFFSRKKDKRSTNPDPVTAYVDKVETADSLEEIMREVHSSSRAEILQLDQEEEVVLQEDCICSPEQSYCRVEGDLVKKSHLQTVKVGFLEEFTDQDIESKSYDHFRANEVAEVQEEVAVCTSSALTQSLDGNKNVKPNSDTALEDVENVCTTSTEIPCGCSQPGDSQAFPLDQKNIVSHDSEFIEVCSRTEACSDVPERKWPVKEQSSQFQVNDINAVDKMSPLLQAASVEGSFASREMELHLSEDLQHIVPSCSDHNQIQEIPCDLLHRQSYEICDLGSAKPCPDSENGELKRSEVSAVCPIDQDLQSVGEMQVDNVGSHVVQSCHLIGDQLGLAFKGDITKETQSSKSNLSEQITSESLPEVQDILQNVDCSGTAGEASESCVRSPFTEVVAEGNCTNLLDAFSKCLEKNEEFENSCPIVDSLKETNNKTILGDYEAKIVEQLAINIISKVIVAARQEILCSSVSDVSDSSCQVLDENRDALGSDAQGKEVVLESEEDSVSADLTLGLIGFNCTHESTHSEASEKDVLRNTEFSANECVLGHELSANECGLEHEKQVKEEMSNMSVRPMPSVSDFSPVYRRTEFFEETQPTLEDFSLSVCTSEEGINMDDPLQSTVLSNVGIHSYDLSSSGIDLSRETFNVSTEKPKKAACAENGKELYSNGDIKRSSPDSNNEGPLTAESEVDHSGGSDVNSMDSVDSGCALGNSEQFECGTQDSDAKKADLVIWEFEVPKYLVGRLIGKQGRFISYLKQTSGAKIYISTVPYTQDIQICHLEGSQPQIDRALSLIQKKFKDLSLTNIFAPPPPLLPLPVASWLTLPSNVSVEVVVVNVVNAGHLFVQQRTHPTFHALSGLDQHMNLCYSQPGVPILPKPAELGIVCAAPVGPNVWWRAQVMAYFEDTEEVELLYVDYGGYNRVKIETLRQIRSDFVSLPFQGVEVLLDNVIPLGDEDDFSDEADAAVRELTKGAPMLTQITNFDEAARLPLVQLWRLNPDEMVSINRTLVERGFAEWVDNYN, translated from the exons ATGGGTCTACATGTGCGGACCATAACACCCTATGCCTTGCCTGGAGTGCTGGCACTCCTTGCATGCTGGTGGTTCTTCTCAAGAAAGAAAGACAAGCGCAGTACAAATCCTGACCCTGTAACTGCATATGTTGATAAGGTGGAGACTGCTGATTCTCTGGAAGAAATTATGAGAGAGGTACACAGCAGTTCCAGGGCAGAAATTTTGCAGTTGGACCAAGAGGAGGAGGTTGTTTTACAAGAAGACTGCATATGCAGTCCAGAGCAGTCTTACTGCAGGGTGGAGGGTGACTTGGTGAAAAAGTCCCACTTACAAACTGTAAAAGTGGGCTTCTTAGAAGAATTTACTGATCAGGACATTGAAAGTAAAAGCTATGACCACTTCAGAGCAAATGAAGTAGCTGAAGTCCAGGAAGAAGTAGCGGTCTGCACCTCTTCAGCTCTTACTCAATCTCttgatggaaataaaaatgtaaaacctaattCTGACACTGCTTTAGAAGATGTAGAAAACGTGTGCACAACATCTACTGAGATACCTTGTGGATGTAGCCAGCCAGGTGATAGTCAGGCATTTCCCCTTGATCAGAAAAACATAGTCAGCCATGATTCTGAATTTATAGAAGTATGCTCTCGAACTGAAGCTTGTAGTGATGTGCCTGAAAGAAAATGGCCAGTCAAAGAACAGAGTTCTCAGTTTCAGGTTAATGATATTAATGCAGTGGATAAAATGTCACCCCTGCTGCAGGCAGCGTCTGTAGAAGGAAGTTTTGCATCCAGAGAAATGGAACTACATCTTTCAGAAGACTTGCAGCATATCGTACCATCATGTTCTGATCACAATCAAATTCAGGAAATCCCATGTGATCTTTTACATCGGCAGAGCTATGAAATTTGTGATCTTGGATCCGCAAAACCATGTCCTGACAGTGAGAATGGAGAGCTTAAACGCTCTGAAGTCAGTGCAGTGTGTCCAATAGATCAAGATTTACAGTCTGTGGGAGAAATGCAGGTAGACAATGTGGGCAGCCATGTAGTACAATCCTGTCATTTAATAGGTGATCAGCTGGGTTTAGCATTCAAGGGTGATATTACAAAAGAAACCCAGTCTTCAAAAAGTAATCTGTCAGAACAGATAACTTCAGAGTCTCTTCCAGAAGTACAAGATATTTTGCAGAATGTGGATTGTTCTGGTACAGCAGGTGAAGCCTCTGAAAGTTGTGTAAGATCCCCATTCACTGAAGTGGTTGCAGAGGGTAACTGTACTAATTTATTGGATGCTTTTTCCAAATGTCTGGAGAAgaatgaagagtttgaaaattCTTGTCCAATAGTTGATagtttaaaagaaacaaataataaaacaattttgggaGACTATGAGGCCAAGATAGTTGAACAACTAGCTATAAACATAATTTCCAAAGTGATTGTAGCTGCTAGACAGGAAATTTTGTGTAGCTCAGTTAGTGATGTGTCTGATAGCAGCTGTCAAGTTCTTGATGAGAATAGAGATGCTTTAGGGAGCGATGCACAGGGTAAAGAGGTGGTTTTAGAAAGTGAAGAGGATTCTGTTTCTGCAGACCTTACACTGGGTTTAATAGGTTTTAACTGTACTCATGAGTCTACACATTCTGAAGCATCAGAAAAAGATGTCCTTAGAAATACAGAATTCTCAGCTAATGAATGCGTTTTAGGGCATGAATTGTCAGCTAATGAATGCGGTTTAGAGCATGAAAAGCAAGTAAAAGAGGAGATGTCTAATATGTCTGTTCGTCCAATGCCATCAGTGTCAGACTTTAGTCCAGTTTATAGAAGAACAGAATTTTTTGAGGAAACTCAGCCTACCTTGGAGGATTTTAGCCTTAGTGTGTGTACATCAGAAGAAGGCATCAACATGGATGATCCACTGCAAAGCACAGTGTTATCAAATGTTGGTATTCATAGTTATGACTTGAGTTCTTCAGGAATTGATCTGTCAAGAGAAACATTTAATGTGTCTACTGAAAAACCAAAGAAGGCTGCATGTGCTGAAAATGGCAAGGAACTGTACAGTAATGGAGATATAAAAAGAAGTTCTCCAGACTCAAACAATGAAGGACCCTTGACGGCCGAGTCAGAAGTAGATCACTCAGGAG gatcgGATGTAAACAGCATGGATTCTGTGGATAGTGGTTGTGCTTTGGGAAATAGTGAACAGTTTGAGTGTGGGACCCAGGATTCGGATGCAAAAAAAGCAGACCTTGTCATCTGGGAGTTTGAAGTGCCAAAG tATCTGGTTGGCAGATTAATTGGGAAACAAGGCAGATTTATAAGCTACTTGAAACAGACCTCAGGtgccaaaatatatatatctacgGTGCCTTACACACAGGATATCCAAATCTGTCATTTAGAAG GTTCTCAACCACAGATAGACAGAGCTCTGAGTCTTATTCAAAAGAAATTCAAGGACCTGAGTCTCACAAACATATTTGCACCCCCTCCTCCTCTGCTCCCTCTTCCTGTTGCATCATGG CTTACACTACCAAGTAATGTCTCGGTGGAAGTAGTGGTCGTTAATGTTGTGAATGCAGGACACCTGTTTGTTCAGCAGCGTACACACCCTACTTTTCATGCACTCAGTGGCTTGGATCAGCACATGAACCTTTGTTACTCACAACCTGGTGTTCCAATACTACCCAAACCAGCAGAAC ttgggaTTGTATGTGCTGCACCTGTTGGACCCAATGTTTGGTGGAGAGCACAAGTAATGGCTTACTTTGAAGACACTGAGGAAGTTGAGCTTCTTTATGTGGACTATGGTGGCTACAATAGAGTTAAGATTGAAACCCTTAGACAAATCAG gTCAGATTTTGTTTCTCTACCTTTCCAAGGTGTGGAAGTTCTTCTGGATAATGTAATTCCACTAGGAG ATTACAAATTTTGATGAGGCAGCTAGGCTTCCACTGGTCCAACTATGGCGCCTGAATCCTGATGAG ATGGTGTCGATCAACAGGACGCTTGTGGAAAGAGGCTTTGCTGAATGGGTAGACAACTATAACTAA